Within the Cololabis saira isolate AMF1-May2022 chromosome 22, fColSai1.1, whole genome shotgun sequence genome, the region ttgatattgtgcagacctctgttcataaaggaacctgtgtgacatttggcacgaggttttgtattaaaactgactgtttttttaagggtttgcctcagaaaaaaatgaagctaacagagatgctatgctataatgctttgggggaaaccccaattaaggcacagaaaaaatatcgatatatatcgagtatcgccattcagctagaaaatatcgagatatgacttttggtccatatcgcccagccctacattgTAGTGTAGCGGCAGTATTACATTTAGTGACGGTGGACAACATATAGACAACTATAAGAACAGACTgtacaaaatatacaaaataaaatatcaagatataataaaatagaataaagtaGCAAGCAGTAATAACAAAGTGTAACCTTTCCCCCGTTGGAGCATCTTAAAGCTGTAGTCCGTGCACTGCCAAGTGTTTTTGTCCGTGTCTCTTGCTTACATGCTTTTAATCTCTGCCCCGGTTGATAATCAAAACCCCCAACAGAGCAGCTGCAGGATGAAGAAAGCCTCCAAACATCAGAACAGGTGTATTTGCCCCTGATTCCCCCTGTGAGGTGGGTGTGTCTCTACCTCCTGCACCACGGCGGCCGCCAGGTTCCCCCCGGCGCTGTCTCCAGATATGCCGACCCTCTCCGGGTCGATGCTGAAGTGCTGCAGAACCGCGGCGGACAGGAAGGCCCGGGATGCTGCCAAGGCGTCGTGGTACTGATCCGGAAACACGGCCTCGGGAGCTAAACGGTAACTATAGCAACAGGAAACAAGGGGACGTCAGTGTGGAGCTCCGCCCACCCGGGTTCACccaggtcaccagtccagcAGAGGTACTCTGAGGTACTCTGGTGTACTCTTATCCACTCTTATGTACTCTTATGTAATCTAATGTAATCTAATGTACTCTTATGTACTTTTATGTACTCTGGTGTGTAACTCTGATGCACTCTTACGTACTCTTATGTACTCTTATGGCACTTTTGGCCACATTTCGTTCTCTTCATTTAAACCGTGACCATGACAACTAAACAAACTGTGTTTATTAAACGGTTATGTCAACATCACAAATCCACCACGGAGCTAAATATAAAGCACTCTGGttttctgggtctgtgatgaaGTCCAAACTTCTTTTCCAGATAAAATCTCCTCGTACTAGCGAGATGGAGATGGACGACAACTTGCTGCTATCAGGACTTTGATCATTTAAGCAATGACTCTGCGTgttcagacaaaaaaacagccttcaaaAAGCTCAACACTTACTCAACAGACATGATGACGGCGTCGAGGTCCTCCGCCATTTTCCGAGAAAGAAGGTCATAGGAGCGCATCCCTGCGAAGCAGCAAAATAACGTCAGTCAAAGTGAAACTACAACGCAAACACCATTGCAGTCCCTTAGTCCATCTCTTCGTTCTGCTGCTATAAGCCGGGGCTGCTGGGGGGGTTCCCACCCCCACTAAAGGGGCGTGCTGCGTCGGGCTGGAAGCGGGAATCAGCACAAGAGCGGCTCGTGGCttccaaaagtctgtttcatgatccaaccctgaggtgcagatgttcataaacctggtggctgaggagagaattaaaaagggatctagacgggcgataaggagcaaccagatctaccaggaactctgtcacttcatagctgctcgtggcTCCCAACGGACCTTTCATCAGCGGCTagtcaaactaaaaaaaattaaaaagcgtcaccgcttgaagcttctctcactctcattttttaacttgatatggaacacaagccacagacccagcagcacatctatcatctcctccaggttctacatctttagtgttgttgtcttctccgtttagatcacacaatcaaatacgtcacagcagcttcgctccaacctcctacttctcatctgggtatttaaaaacaaacgaggacgaggcgagtggaggcgggaCGAGGCATGGTGAGtcaagtcgcgctgagtaggtactagtgtaaaagcgccattagtgtttcccacttgtttttttttgtttaattgttgacaaataaataattgttCTGGAATAGTCTGgaatatcagcattctgggatgtgattggtccttacagcatcattagctgccaatacttgctgttgaatctcaatataatactagtattaatatgttgaattactacagtcatatcattcatgcaacagttcaaaaaacttttttaataacactaatccaaatcaatatctgaatcgaattgaatcggatcgaatcaaactggataatcgattctgaatcttaagaatcggaatcgaattgattcttgacatttgaatcgatccccagccctgctaCCAGATACAAAATAATCTAAATATGTTGCACAATATTTTTCTTACACGAAGACCCCGTACAGTCAAATCATTTTATTACTTTCtagtagacttgtagttctcgatACCCCTTTtatgtggtcttggtcttgtcttggtctcaGACTTGGATAATTGAGAGGCCGTTGCACACAGCAAGGTGACAGAGTcttgtgatcagcagttcttcagtgtaatctgattagtataatggtaaataatgtaagttCAAGTcgattattgtatttttaatatctaaaattcaggtttcatctccaaataaAGTCCAAtgtaaatcagtaacatttactcttcattccttttctgaggtggaggggggtgttggagctggttattctgctagaggactgggactagttagtagtcgtgtcaatccttaaaagcactggagtcaatcctccaatagtgtatcagctgattgatgaaaacatttatagtgagttcaacatcatcatccacttctttgtgttattttcatgcagttgaatacaagctcatatggaaactatctgaaccaggatggagctgatgttctacaatcatgcaggatcaggaaataactagGATTTCTTTTAGTCtcgtcttgagctgaactagtcttggtcttggtctcggttcaGGCGGTTTAACCACAAGTGTACTTTCTAACGTTAGATTTCAAGAGGAGGTGCTAACCTTTGCACATGACTGTCGGTGCAATTAGCGATATTATCAAAGTGCCTGAATGAGGCCAAAGTGACTTAAAAGCTGTAAAAATCCAAACCAGAGTAAACAGCACTTGTTTACTCACTGCCGCTGCAGAGCGCCCAGCCTCCGCCGTGGAAATAGATGACTCCTCTTTTCAGCTTCTTCCCTCCGTTGGGCTGAAAGACCCGGGCGGGCACGCCTCCCAGGGTGGTGTCAATCACGTGCACGGTGGGCGATGAGCGCGCCTCGATCACCTCCACCCAGGACACCACCTGGTTCAGCAGGTGGACGCGGTGGCACACACCCAGCGCATGAGCCACGTCACTCTGGAAGCACAAACACGCCGTGTTTGCAGGAGATTCAGCAGCTCAGCTGGAACTTTGGTGCTTCTAAAACTTTTGTCTCGTCACCGCGGTGACATAACGATAACATaagggcaagtttatttgtatagcacagttCATACACCAGGCAATTCAAAGTACTTTACAGGAAGCATAAAATTACATTAAACTCATAAatagaaaatacatttcaaatagCCACTCTATGCTTATTATAATACACGTTACATTTTAATCTTTTGCACTGTATGtgcttttaatgattttaaagcaaatttgtattttctttctttctttttttctttctttcataatAATAGTagacctaataataataataaaattaaatgacatTCCTGATAGCAGCAAGACCTGCGGTTGTCGTCCATCTCCATCTCGCTAATAGGAGGAGATTTTATCTGGAAAAGAAGTTTGGAAttcatcacagacccagaaaaCCAAAGTGTTTTAATTTTAGCTCTGTGGTGGATTTGTGATTTTGACATAACCGTTTAATAAACACAGTTTGTTCAGTTCATGGTCATGGTTTAAATGAAGAGAACGAAATGTGGCCAAAAGTGCCGTAGGAGCACATAAGAGCACATAAGAGCACATTAGAGCACATTAGAGTACATAAAAGTAAATCTTTTGCACTGTATGTGCTTTTAATGATTTCAAAGCAAATtggtattttctttcttttatttatttctttctgacatttctttgaaatgtattttctacttataatttaatgtaattttatgttattattattattaggtctattactattattaaagaaataaaaaaagatgtactCTTATGCACTTTTACATACTCTTATGTactctgaggtacttttatgtATTCTTATGTACTCTTGTGCACTCTTATGTACTCTTATCCACTCTTATGTACCTTTAGGAACTCAGAGATACTTTTATGTACTCTAATGTGCTCTTATGTGCTCTTATGTGCTCCTACGGCACTTTTGGCCACATTTCGTTCTCTTCATTTAAACCATGACCATGAACTGAACAAACTGTTTATTAAACGGTTATGTCAAAATCACAAATCCACCACAGAGCTAAAATTAAAACACTCTGGttttctgggtctgtgatgaaCTCCAAACTTCTTTTCCAGATAAAATCTCCTCGTATTAGCGAGATGGAGATGGACGACAACCGCAGGTCTTGCTGCTATCAGGaatgtcatttcattttattattattaggtctactattattattaaagaaaaaaaagaaaagaaaggaaatacAAATTTGCTTTAAAATTATTAAAAGGACATACAGTGCAAAAGATTAAAATTTAAGGTGTATTATCATAAGCATATAGTGGctatttgaaatgtattttctatttatgattttaatgtgatttcatgcttctgtaaagcactttgaattgcctGGTGTaggaattgtgctatacaaatacatttgccttgccctgccttgCCCTTTTGTCATTGTTATGTCTCTGCAGTGACGAGGCAAAAGTTTAAAAAGCACAAAAGTtccaaaacaatgacaaaagGGCGAGTCCTGCCGGGCTGGGAACGTCGCGCCACAGATCCAGCGCTGGTTGCAGCTAAACGTGATACAGTCTCAGCCCCGTCACGCGTGCCTCCATCAAAGCCCTGCGGGTTAAAGGCCGTTCGGCAGCAGGTTCAAAGGTGGACTTTTTCACGAGTTCACGCTTTCCTGTTCACCTGCACCGATGAACAAAGGTCACTGCGGCAGTAAATACATGAATATAAACCAAATGCCATATAAAACAGTCTATTAACAAGTTATACAAACTGTTAGTGGTTCACAACACATATAACTCGCAGCATGAGTCTAACTGGTAATTTAATTTACAAGCCAGAATTAATGGATTCTGGCTTGAATTAATGGCAACAATAAGCAGCTTCGTCCATAATGAAAGCAGTTACTTACAGCTTAATATAAGCGTGTAAGCAACGTCTTATGGCTTATTCCCTGTGGGgccaacagctgattatcgTGCATCACATATTGCAGCGATTTGACGTTTGACGTACTCAAAAAACTCTAAATTAGTACCACCTTAAGTAAAAGGCTGCAAAGGAAAACTTTTGTATTCATGAGTTATAATAAAGTAAGGATACATTAGTACAAGTGCTGGTTAAAAGTCTTAAGCACACCTAATATTGGTGttaaatcaaattttattttgagATTGTTAATCATCTTCCTTTGTAATAGGAAGATGGTTAACAATAATCAATTGATGCCACTAAATAGCCAACCCTCCATTTAATTGTGTATTTAACTTTTCATTCCACTCTtaattaagtattttaaaagaaCAGGTTTTGTGGCACTTTACAAGCAAAATATTcctatgatgatgaagaagtaGAGAGGAGAAGGGTATTTGTTCGCCGCTTCTAAGTCTCTgagtttttaaattttattgatACTGACCTTCTCCTGTACTTGTTTTAACTCGTTTTAATCTTGTAAACGCTCTGAGATTCCCTGAATGaagagtgctctataaataaaatctattattatttattataagaaataaaaataattcatagCGTTTGCCTCTAAATGCattttgtatatttaaaaaggacttaaaaatacaatttatCGAAGTGACTGGTTCCCCCTTTTCTACCGGTTctgcttttaaaaaagaaaaagaaaatccaattCCATTTAATTGTGTATTTAACTTTTCATTCCACTCTTAATTAGGTATTTTAAAAGAACTGGTTTTGTGGCACTTTACAATCAACATATTCCTATGatgatgaagaaataaaaaccaTTCATAGCTTTTGCCTCTAAatgccttttatatttttagagAGGActtaaaaatacaatttatCGAAGTGACTGGTTCCCCCTTTTCTACCGagtctgtttttaaaaaagaaaaacaaaatccaaTTCCATTTAATTGTATATTTAACTTTTCATTCCACTCTTAATTAAGTATTTTGAAAGGTTTTGTAGCACCTTACAACCAACATATTCCTATGATGaccaaaattaaaaaacattcaTCGTGTTTGCCTCTAAATGCATTTTGTATAaggatttaaaaatacaatttatCAAAGTGACTGGTTCCCCCTTTTCTACCGGGTctgcttttaaaaaagaaaaagaaaatccacaattaattttaatatgaaACCACATTATTTGAGGAATTGCAGttttttaaaaaagtaaataaaaactgaactgaCGCACAAATATTTGATGCAGAAATAAAATGGGACACTATAATAAACGTTATTTCTCCCGCAGATTTTTAGTACATAACAGTATAATGTATACATTACACAACCCTGAACTACTGCTTCTGCATCTGCGTTTATGTGATCAACCTGCGCGCCGCATCCCTCTCACCGCCTGCATGAAGCTCCGGAACAGCgcgtccagcagcatcagcttcCACGGCTCGCTCACGCCGCTCGGCAGCGGCACGTAGACGTAGTATACGGCCGCCGACAGCAGCACGACTCCGGCCAGGCGGAGCCTCGAACCGGCCGACTGCAGCATCTCGGCCGGTTCATGCGGGAATGCAGTTGTCGGGTCGCAGGCAGGTCGGCAGCTGCAACGGGAGGAAGGgctgctttcaaaataaaagcacggaATGGTGTTTGTATGGGTCTTTGGATAACGATGAagcagcttttattttattttgaatgttCATTTCAGGAAGTTATTTAATAATTACGCAATGCCGTTGtttatgggaaatgtagttttgTTATCGTG harbors:
- the LOC133423003 gene encoding neutral cholesterol ester hydrolase 1-like, with amino-acid sequence MLQSAGSRLRLAGVVLLSAAVYYVYVPLPSGVSEPWKLMLLDALFRSFMQASDVAHALGVCHRVHLLNQVVSWVEVIEARSSPTVHVIDTTLGGVPARVFQPNGGKKLKRGVIYFHGGGWALCSGRMRSYDLLSRKMAEDLDAVIMSVDYRLAPEAVFPDQYHDALAASRAFLSAAVLQHFSIDPERVGISGDSAGGNLAAAVVQELGSDDTLKVKFKAQALIYPVLQALDFHTPSYQQNQAVPILYRPYMARFWLQYLGADSSLEPLLLANNHSALDQPGISPTTRSRVNWTALLPAERRKHFRPVVRETGLPGLVGKVPWLTDVRAAPLLAEQRVLARTPKAYVMTCEFDVLRDDGMMYARRLQDAGVAVTSDHYEDGFHACMAFAYLPMMSSVGQRSMNSYIRWLDQNL